Genomic segment of Myxococcus stipitatus:
GCGCTCGATGCCGGGTGTGGATGCGCTGTCGCGAGAGCTCGTCGAGCGGGTCAACGCCTGGCTGGAGCGCTCGTCCGAGGCGGCGGCCCTGAACAGCCGCGAGCTTCGCGAGCCCGGGGCCCGCGCGCGAGAGCTGGCCACGGGCGCGGTGAAGGGCGTGGTGGCGGAGCTGGAGGCCGCCCTGCCCGCGCTGTCACCCATGGGCGCGGAGGTGGCGTCGCAGGCGGGGCGCGGGTTCGTCCAGGGACTGGGGGAGGCGCTGGAGTCTCGCTCCGGGAAGTTCGACGAGGTGCTGGACGAGGCCGGACGGCGGCTGGTCCATGCGGTGGTGGAGCAGCTGGACCTGGAGCTGCGGGCCCTGCGCTCACGCACCGGGCTGGACGTGGGGGGCGCCGTCGCGTCCATGGCCGAGCGCACCGCGGGGGCCACGGTGCGCGGCGCCTCCGAGGAGCTGCGCCGTCAGGTCCGCGCGACGCGCGAGGCGGGACAGGTGCCGTCGCTGCGCTCGGCCAGTCGCGAGGTGACGCTGGGCGTGCTCTCGGCGCTGTCGGAGCGGCTCTTCCGGCCGCTGGCGGTGATGACCGGGGTGGGGGGCGTGCTCGCGCTCACCGCGTTCACCCTGACCCGTCGGCGGTGAGGCTTCCGGAGGGGCGCGCCGCGTGCTGTGCGGCTCCTCGCGCCGCGACTACGATGGCGCGCCATGCTCCGCTCCCGCTCGTTGCCCCTGGCCGTCCTGCTCTCGCTGGTCGTCGCTCCCCTGGCGCTGGCCGCCGCGGGGCCCCAGCTCCAGGCCTTCTTCTCCCCCGAGCTGAAGAGCGCCGCGTACCAGCAGGGCGTCTATGCGCGGGTCGCCGGCAAGTGGAAGCAGCCCGGGAAGAAGGGGCTTCCCGCCGTGGGGGGCAAGACGGTGGTCCAGGCGGTGCTGGGCCGCGACGGCAAGCTCCTCTCGGCGGTGGTGACGACGGAGTCCGGCTCGAAGAGCTGGGATGCGGCGGCGCTGTCCGCCGTGCAGAAGGCCGCGCCCTTCGCGCCGCTGCCCAAGGACTATCCCCTGGCCACGTTGGACGCGCACTTTCACGTCGCGTGGGTGTCTTCTCCCTGAAACACGCAGGCTCGGTTTGACCATCGCGGGGAAGCGCACGGAGCGTATATGGTGCGCCCCCATGGCAACCCCTCATATCTCCGCCGCACCCGGCGACTTCGCCGACGTGGTGCTGATGCCCGGTGACCCCCTCCGGGCTCGCTACATCTCCGAGCGCTTCCTGACCGACGCCCGCGGCGTCACGTCCGTGCGCAACATGTTTGGTTTCACCGGCACCTATCAGGGGCGCCGGGTGTCGGTGATGGGCCATGGCATGGGCGTGCCGTCCATCTCCATCTACGCAACCGAGCTCATCAATGTCTATGGCTCGAAGGTGCTCATCCGCGTGGGGAGCTGCGGCGCGCTTCGCACGGACGTGAAGCTGCGCGACGTCATCGTGGCCACCGGCGCGGGGACGGACTCGAAGGTGAACCGGATGCGGCTGATGGGGCACGACTTCCCGGCCGTGGCGGACTTCCAGCTCGCGCGGTGGGCCATGGAGGCGGCCGAGCGTCGCGGCAAGGCCGTGCGCGCCGGCGCCGTCTTCACCTCGGACCTGTTCTACCACCCGCAGGAGGAGCTCAACGCGAAGCTCGAGAAGATGGGCGTCCTCGCCATCGAGATGGAGGTCGCGGGCCTCTACGGCGTGGCGGCGGAGTTCGGCGCCCGGGCGCTGGGCCTGCTCACCGTGTCGGACCACCTCAAGTCGGGGGAGGCCCTGTCGCCGCAGGACCGGCAGACCTCGTTCGACGAGATGATTGAGCTGGCGCTCGACGTCGCGCTCAAGGTCCCGGCGACGACGCCCTGAGCGCGAAATCCCCGCGCCCGATGTGAGGAAGGGGGCACTCCAGGAGCGCCCTCCAGGGCAGGGAGGCGTAAAAAGTCAGGGAGGGGCTTTGTGCTCGAACGAATCTCGGGCAATTCTGCGGCCCGGTGCGTTACCCCATCTGGCTCCTCTTGGTCTGCGCCGGCTGTGCCGGGCGCATGGTTCCTCCTCCGGGCGGCGATGCTGCCCTTGCGTCCGTTCGCTCGCCAGGGCTGACAGCGGCGCCCGGGCAGGCAGCTCCGGCGCCCGCTGAAGCCCCGGCGACGACGGCCGCGGTGCCCGTGGCGACGGTGGAAGCGCCGGCCCCCGGCGCATCGGCGCCCGTGGCGGACGAGAGCTGCGCGCTGTCCGCGGAGGACCTGGAAAGTGATGACGACACCTCCGAGGCGGGGGACGCCGAGGGCGACGTCGGCGAGGGCGAGACGCCCGTCGTCGGTGGCGAGGTCCCCACCGGGCCGCTGTACACGGCGGACATCTCCGACGAGGAGCTGGCGCGGCGCTGGAAGAGCGACGTCGCGTCGCTGGGCTCCATGGCGGTGGGCTTCGCGCACAGCGGCCGGCTGGTGAATGGCGTGCAGTTCCCCAAGGGCGACGACTGGATTGTCGTCTCGCCCGAGATTGCGTGGGGCACGCAGGAGAGCATCGACTACATGGTGGCCGCGATTAAGGAGGTCCGTGCGCGCTACCCCTTCGCGCCGCTCCTGCGCGTCAACGGCATCAGCAACAAGGACGGCGGCCACAAGCGTCCGCACAAGAGCCACCAGAACGGCCGGGACGTGGACGTCGGCTTCTACTACCCGACGGTGGACCCCATCCGTGAGCGCGAGCGCGAGAAGTACATCAACGTGCCGCTCAACTGGGCGCTGGTCCGCGCCGTGGTGACGAAGACGGACATCCAGCTCATCCTCGTCGACAAGCGCGTGCAGAAGGTGCTGTACGACTACGCGCTGTCGGTGGGCGAGGACAAGGCGTGGCTCGACTCGCTCTTCAGCCCCACGGGCATCATCCGGCACGCGCGCCGCCACCGCGACCACTTCCACATGCGCTTCCACAATCCGCGGGCCCAGGAGCTGGGGCGGCGGGTGCAGCCGCTCCTGGCGCTCCAGCCGGAGCACAACGTGACGACGCACCGCGTGCGCTCGGGCGACACGCTGGGGGGCATCGCGCTGCGCTACGGGTCGACGGTGGCGCTGATTCGCAAGGCGAACCGCATGCGCAACACCTTCCTGCGCGCGGGCCAGCGGCTGTCCGTGCCGCTGCGCGGGCCGTGCACGCACTGCCCGGTGCCGCCGCCCGTGGTGCTGCCGGCGCGCAACCTGCCGCCCGAGCCGAAGGCGCCCCTCGTGGCCGCCGCCGCGAGCGCCGAGCAGGCCCCGGTCGCCTCGAACTGTGTGAAGCCCGCGGCCCCGGTGGACCAGGCCACCACCGCCGCGGCCGCCGCGTCCGGTGCCGTGACTCCAGCCTCCGCGCTCCCCGCCCAGCCCCCATCGGCGCTGGTCGACAGTGCCCCGCCCTCCGCTGCCGCGCTGCCCGTTCAGCCGGCGCCAGCCGCCGTGGATGTGAGTGGGGCCGCCGCGCCGCCGGCGAACGTGGTGGTGCCGGCTCCGGTGCCGTAGCCCTCGCGCGCGAGGGCGCACCCCCTTCCCGCGCCAATCCCCGGGGCATCGATTCCGCCTATCCCGCGCGGAGGGATGCGTGGCCTCCTGCTTCGGCGGTGCCGTGCCGGAGGTGGACAGCCTCCATGTCCGGAGGCTTAGAGGGGCATCCTCAGGCCCAGGTCCAGCGCGGGGAGGACTCGCACGTCGTTCTTGTCGTCGACGCGCATGAAGACGACGGGCACCCGGCCGCCGATGAGCAGCGCCAGCTCCGGCATGAGGTACACCCCGAAGGACGCCACCGGCACCGCGGCCGGGCCGACCGTCCAGAAGGTCTTCCAGGGCGTGGTCTGCACCACGAGCTGCACGCTCGCCTCGAGCCCCAGTGACAGCTCCGTGTGGCGCCCCCGCTTCTTCCACGCGTAGCCCATCCCCACGCCGCTGATGAACTCGCCCGTGTTGTCGCGGCTGCCCTTGCCCAGCTCGAGCGAGAACGTCAGGCCCCGGGCCTTGGCTTGCGACACCTCCAGGCGGAACGTCAGCAGCGCTCCGGCGGGCTCGAGCACCGTGTGGCGCGCGCCCATCGACATGCTCAGCTCCCGCTTGAGGGTGGGCGACTGCGGGAAGAACTCCTCGAAAGGGGCCGGCTGCCAGGAGCCGTCCTGCCCCGCGGGCGGGGGCGTCACCGCCACCACGGGGTCGGGGGCCGCGTGCAGCGGCGCCGGAGACAACGGCTCCTCGCCGGGGAGCGTCTCACTTGCCAGGGCCCGCTGCCGGGGCTGGGGCTCCGGCTCCGGGCGCAGGGCCCGCGCCGGGTCCGCTGACGGCTCGGCCGCGGCCTCCTCGGTGGACTCGAGTGCGCCCTTCGCCAGGCCCGCCAGGGCTTTCTGTCCCACCGGCTGGAGGTCTCCCCAGCCCACCTTGAGCACCTGTCCCCAGGCCGCGGTCACGGTGCCGATGTACTGCTGGCCCCCGCGCCACGCGCGCAGCTCGTACTCCCCCGGCGGCACCGCGAGCCGGGGCACCGCGCCCAGCCCCAGCTCGGCGAGCACGGGGCCTCGGCCGGTGCGCAGCAGCAGCGCGCGCTCGAAGTCGGGCGGCAGCTCCAGCGCGGTGCCGGGGCTGGGCAGCTGCGTGAGCACCAGCTCGCCCTTGCCCGTGAGCCGATAGGCATACGCCGGATGCTGTGCGCCCGTGAGCACGTCCGCCGTCGCGGAGACCGTGTGGAAATAGGCGTACTGATACGCCTCCCCCAATGTCACCAGCCCATCCCCGGACGCGTCCGCCGCGCCTCTGAGCCCCGAGACCAGGTGGTGCGTGAAGAGCGACCCGCCGACCTCGCGCGACTCCAACGCCAGCTCATCCTCCGCGCTGGACGTCAGCAGCGCATGGCCCGTGCTGTGGACCTCATCCGTCAGCCGCAGCTCGAACGAGGGCCCGGGACGCCCACCCTTGAACTGGAGCAGCGCGCCACTGCGGCAGCTGTCGACGATGGCCAGCCGCACGTCCGCGCGGGTGGCCTCCAGCCAGTTGCGCAAATCCTTGTAAGGCAATCGCTCCGTGCCCAGCTCCAGCGCCACGCCATCCGAGTGCCCGGAGAAATAGAAGAGCAGCACCACCCGCGTGTCGGGCGTGCCCCGCAGCGCGTCGACCTTCCGCGCCGCCGTCGCCAATGCCAGACGCACCGTCGCCAGGTCCTTGCCCTGCAGGACGATGAGGTCCGAGGCCGCCACGTCTCCCAGCTCCGAGAGGACTCCCGCGAGCTTCGCGGCGTCCGCCTCGGCGTAGCGCAAGGGAGGCCGGGCTCCGCTGCCCACGTTGTGTCCCACCAGCACGGCGATGCGACGGGTGCCGGCCTGGGCCGGCAGGGTGGCGCACAACACGGCGGCGAGCACGAAGCAGCGGATGAAGGTCATCACGGCTGGGTCTTCTCGAAGAGGAAGGTGACTTGGGCTCCAGCGGGTACCGCCAGTCGCGTGCGGTCGCGAATGACGTCGGGCCCCCCGGCCGAGAGCTCCCTGAGCGCTGGGGCCACGGACTCGAAAGTCAGTGGCTGCCGCGAGAAAAGGGCGAACAGTCGCTCGGGGCCCGGGGCGTTGTCGAGTACCACGCTCCCGGGAATCTCCACGGGCAGGCCATTGGAGGGCAGCAGCCCGCTCTGGGTGCCACCAAAGGGGTAGTACGTATTCACCTGCCCGGCGCCATCCACCGACACCACGAGGACGAAGGGCAGGCCCTCTCCCTCCACCACGAAGCGCACCTGGTCTCCGGGCGCCAGCGCCTCGCCTTCCTCCACCTTCCACGTGCGCTCGCCGCGGTGCGCGAAGAGCTGAAAGACGGTGCCGCCCTTGGGGGAGAACTCGGGCTCCTCGGGCATGGGCACCCACACGAGCGCCACCGCGAGCAGCGCGGCGGAGCACGCGGCCAGGGCGGGCGTCCACCAGCGCCAGCGGCTGCTCCACGGCGCCGGCCGCGAGGGGAGCGCGTCGGCGCGAGGAAGCACGTAGGCCACGAAGTGCCGCCGGTACGAAGCGAGCTCCTCGGCGCGCGCGCGACAGGTGAGGCACGCGTCCAGGTGGGCCTGGGTGGTGTCGCGCTCCTGGGGGGGGAGCGCATCCATCGAGAGGGCCTCCAACTTGAGGTTGGAGACATGGGAGGGGGAGTTCATGCGGTCGGCCTCCCGGCGAGCGCGTGTGCGTGCCGGTGGAAGTCAGCGAGGCGGTTGACGACGGTGCGACGGGAGATTCCAAGCACCTGGGCCACCTCGTCCTGTGTCATTCCATCGGCGAGGTGGAGCCAGGCGACTTCCGCCACTTTCGGGGGGGCCGTGGCGATGAGGCGCCGGGCCAGGTCCCGGTCCTCCAGAAGCCGCTCGGAATCGAGACCTGGGACATCCGGGACGTCGGCGACGGGAAGGGCGCGGCGGTGCCGGTCCCTCGCCTGGTTGAGGCAGTAGTTGGTGGCGACGCGGTAGATCCACGCCAGCGCATGGTGGGCATCCGGCGCGCGCTCCAGCTGCCGGTGGAGGCGAAGGAAGGTCTCCTGGGTCGCGTCCGCCGCCGCGGCGTCATCACCCAGAATCTGCCGGCACCGCGCATAGAGCGACGGCCCGTAGGTGCGGTACAGCGTGTGGAGGCGATCTTCGGACATGGTGTTTTCGAGTTCCGGCCAACCCAACGAACACCTGGGGTCCAGGGATTGCGCAAGGGCTCCAGCGGAACGGGGTGCTGTGGTAGCACGGGGCGCGCATGGCACTCCCCCCCCGCCGAGGCCCCTCACTGGCCCACAAGGCCCGTCAGCGCAGCCCCGGCCACCACTACAACGCGAGCTTCCTGTCCTCGGTGGACCGGGCGGACATCCTGACCTGGCTGGGAGGGCTGCACCCGCTCTGGGAGGAGCGCTACTCCAAGCACTTCCCGCCGCCCCCGGGCCAGCAGCAGCGGCGCCTCCTCAGGCCCGTGTACTGGCTGGGCAACTGGCAGTTCGCCTGCCTGGACTACTACCGCCCCCCGAAGGGCGTGCTCAACCGGTGCGTGAAGGCGGAGCCCTTTCCGGCGGTGCTCCAGCGTCAGGTGACGAAGGTGGAGGAGCTGGCGCGGCGCATGTTCCGGGGCCCGGACCTGCCCAAGGGCTGGCACCTCAACACCTGCCTGGTGAACTTCTACGGCAGTCGCCTGGAGGCGGACCGCTGGGTCGACACGGCCCGGGTGGGCGAGCACAAGGACTTCGAGCCCGGACCGGTGGCCTCGCTGTCCTTCGGTGAGCGGGCGCTCATCCAGTTCGTCACGTCGACCCGTCCGGGGGAGCGCGACGCGGTGGTGCTGGAGCAGTGGCTGGATGACGGCTCGCTGGAGCTGTTCGGCGGGAAGCAGTGGAAGGAGGAGACGTTCCACCGCGTGCAGCGGGTGGACACGCGCGAGGGCCATGACCTGGCGCCGAAGCTTCCGGACTTCCGCACGCGCCGCATCAACCTCACGTTCCGCTACGTGCCGGACGTCCACGTGACGCCGTTCGCCGCGCTGTCCGCCGAGGCGCGCGAGGACGTGCGCGGCTACATGGAGCAGCTGGCGAAGGGCAGCGCGTTCTTCCGCGAGGAGCTCGCGCGCGAGGCCCGGCAGCCCATGCCCTGACGTCGCGGGCGCTCAGTCGCGGCGGGGCTTGCGGTGCGTGCGGGCGTGGCGTCCGGCGGGCTGTCCGGGGTCGCGCCGCGCGGCGTCCTGCTGCGGCGGGCCCGGGTCCTTCTGCGAGGCGAGGAAGTGCGTCCACGCCTCCTGGAACACGGGGTCCTCGCGAGGCACGGGCACGCGGGGAATCTGTCCTCGCATGATGCGCTCGATGCGCTCCACCACGTCCTTGTCGCGCGAGGTGGCGAAGGTGGAGGCCACGCCGCTGGCCTGCGCGCGCGCGGTGCGGCCGATGCGGTGGACGTAGTCCTCGGGCGAGTGGGGCAGGTCGAAGTTGATGACCTGGCCCACGTCCTCCACGTCGAGTCCGCGCGCGGCGATGTCCGTGGCCACGAGGCAGCGGTAGGTCCCCTTGCGGAAGCCCTCGAGCGCCTGCCGGCGCTGGTTCTGCGTGCGGTCCGCGTGCAGCACCGCGCTCTTGTGGCCCGCGCGCTGGAGGGTGCGCAGGACCTTGTCCGCGCGCTCCTTCGACTTCGCGAAGACGAGCGCCGTGGTGGTGTCCTGGGCCAGCAGGGTGAGCAGGAGCGCGGACTTCTCCTCGGGCTTGACGATGTAGAGGCGCTGCTCGGCGCGCGCGGCGGGGGTGCCGCTGCGGGTGACCTCCACGCGCACCGGACGGACCAGCTGCTCGCGGGCGAAGCGCCCCACGTCCGCGCCCAGCGTCGCGGAGAACAGCAGCGTCTGTCGCTTGCGCGGGAGCGCGGAGAGGATGCGCTGGAGCTGTGGGAGGAAGCCCATGTCGAGCATCCGGTCCGCTTCATCGAGGACCAGGGCCTCCAGCTTGGGGAAGCGGGCGGCTCCGGTGTCGAGCAGGTCCACCAGCCGGCCGGGCGTGGCGAGGACGAAGGTGGGCTGGGCCTGGAGGGCCTCGACCTGGGCGCCCATGTCCTCGCCGCCGATGATGACGGCCTGGGTGAGGCCTCGGGCCTCGGCGAAGACCTGGACGGGCTCGGAGATCTGCTGCACGAGCTCGCGGGTGGGGGCGAGCACCAGGGCGAGCGTGCCCTTCTTGCTCGCGAAGCGCTCCACGAGGGGGAGCACGTAGGCGGCCGTCTTGCCGGTGCCCGTGGCCGCGCAGCCGATGACGTCCTTGCCGGCGAGGGCGGGGGGGATGGCCTGGGACTGGATGGGCGTGGGCTGGGTGAAGCGCACCCGGCGAAGCGCGCCGAGGGTGGCTTGAGACAGTCCGAGCCGTTCGAAGGAATCACTCACGGCCTTGGGGGGTATCACGGCGGACGGTGCGATGGGAAAGAGCCTCGCGGGGCACTGTCGTCCGGTAGGTTGTGGCGTGAATGACTTCCGCGCTGCCGCCCCTGTCCGTGGTGCTCGACACCAACGTGGTCCTGGACCTCTACGTCTTCGAGGACCCCGCCACGCGTGTGTTGTGGGAGGCGCTGGAGGCGGGGCGGGTGGTGGCGTGGGTGGAGGAGGGGATGCTGGCGGAGCTGGGCTACGTGCTCGCCTCGCGAAACTTCCTGCGCGGGCGGGAGGTGGAGGCCCGGCGGACGGCGCTCGAGCGCTACCGGGCCCGAGCGCGGCTGCTGCGTGAGGGGGAGGGGGCGCCAGTGGCGGAGCTGCCTCGGTGCAAGGACCGGGATGACCAGCGGTTCTTGGTGCTGGCCGCGCGGGCGCGGGTGGATTGGTTGGTGAGCAAGGACAAGCGGGTCCTCTCGATGGCGGACCGGCGGGAGATGCCGTTCGCCATCCTCACGCTCCGGCAGGCGGTGGCGAGGCTTGAGACTCCCGCGAGGGCAGGGGGCGCGATAGAACGCGTCTCATGAAGGCCTACGAGATTCGCGGGAAGTTCGGGCTGGAGAACCTGGTGGCGTGTGAGCGGCCGGACCCCACGCCGGGACCGTTTCAGGTGCGGGTGCGGGTGAAGGCCACGAGCCTCAACTACCGCGACTTGATGATGGTGGAGGGGCGCTACAACCCCTCGCTGAAGCTGCCGTTGATTCCGAACTCGGACGGCGCGGGTGTGGTGGAGGAGGTGGGGCCAGGGGTGACGCGCGTGAAGCCGGGGGACCGGGTGATGGGGGCCTTCTCGCAGGCGTGGCTCGCGGGTGAGCCCTCGCGCGCGGTGCATCAGAGTGCGCTGGGTGGGCCGCTGGATGGCGCGTTGGCGGACACGATGGTGCTTCGCGAGGAGGGCGTGGTGGCGACGCCGGACGACCTGTCCGATGAAGAGGCGGCGACGCTGCCTTGCGCGGCGGTGACGGCGTGGAGCGCGCTGGTGACGCATGGCGCGGTGAAGGCGGGGGACGTGGTGTTGTTGCAGGGGACGGGCGGTGTCTCCATCTTCGCATTGCAGATCGCGAAGCTGCTGGGGGCGCGCATCATCGTCACGTCCAGCCGCGACGAGAAGCTGGAGCGGGCGCGGGCGCTGGGGGCGCATGACGTCATCAACTACGTCACGACGCCGGACTGGGAGAAGGTGGCGCGGGGCCTCACGAAGAACGTGGGCGTGGACCACGTCGTGGAGGTGGGAGGGGCGGGGACGTTCGAGAAGTCACTGCGCGCGGTGCGGCCGGGCGGGACGGTGTCCGTCATTGGGGTGCTGAGTGGGGGCGCGGCGACGATGCAGTTGACGCCGATACTCATGCAGAACCTGCGAGTGCAGGGCGTCGTCGTGGGGCACCGCGAGAGCTTCGAGGCGCTGCTGCGCGCGTTCACCCAGCATGCGGTGCGTCCGGTGGTGGACCGCGTCTTCCCGTTCGAGGAGGCGGTGGCGGCGTTCCACCACCTCAAGAGCGGGGCCCACTTCGGCAAGGTCGTGGTGCGAGTGGGCTGAGCGGCCGGCCCGGTGGCGAGGTGTGCTCACCGGGGCCGGCGGACGCCGTGACGCTTCAGGAGCCCGTTTCGGTGGGCCCTGAGTCGGACGGGGTGGAGGAGCGAGCTACGTAGCTCACCTGGGGCCCGCCGCGAGCCGCGCGAGGGCCGCCCCGGTTCGAGTTGGGGTGCTGCGGTCGAGCCCCATTGCCGTTCTGCCGAGGCTCTCGCATCACGTTGCCACCTGGCGCGGATGCCGGTGTCGTGCTGACGGCGGGCCGGCTCTCCACGATGGGCTGTGCCCCTCGACCAGGACCTCCCCGGCGCTGCTCATTGCGAGGGGGCCGCGAGTCGTTCTGCCGAGGCGAACCGTTGGCGCCGTTCTGCTCCCCATTGCCGTTGTTGTAGTGGCCGTTCGGCTCCGAGGACGGGCCATTGGCCTGGCGCTCATGTCGCTCGTTGCGACGCCCACCCATGGGGGGCCGAGGCGAACCGTTGCGAGCGTCCTCCCCACCAGCGTCAGGCGCGCCGTTGCGCGAGGTGCCCTGATAGGACCGCTGGCCGTTGTTGCGCGACTCCCCGTTGAAGGACTCGGAGGCGCCATGGCGAGCGTCGCCCGCGGAGGCGTGCTGCTCGCCGAGGTGCCCGTTGTCCGGATGGGACGCTGCCCCTTCGTTGCGCGCATCGCCTTGGAAGGAGCGAGGTCCTCCGTTGCGTCGGCCGTTCTGGGAAGCGCGCGGACCCCCGTTGCGCCGATCACCCTGAGAAGGACTTTGTCCTCCATGGGGTGCGTCGCTCTGCGGGGAGGATGGACCTCCATGGCTCTGCTCACGCAGGGAGGACGCCTGCCCCCCGTTGAGTGCATCACCCTGGAAGGAGCGCGGACCGCCGTTACGGCGCCCACCCTGAGACGGGCCCTGGCCGCCGCGCCCATCGCCCTGGAAGGAGCGAGGGCCTCCGTTGCGTGCATCGCCCTGCGAGGGACTCTGCGCTCCGTTGGACACATCGCCCTGGAAGGAGCGAGGGCCTCCGTTGCGTGCATCGCGCTGCGAGGAACTCTGCGCTCCGTTGGACGACACATCGCCCTGGAAGGAGCGAGGGCCTCCGTTGCGTGCATCGCCCTGCGAGGGGCTCTGCGCTCCGTTGGACACATCGCCCTGGAAGGAGCGAGGGCCCCCGTTGCGAGCATCGCCCTGTGAGGGACTCTGCGCCCCGTTGGACGCATCGCCCTGGAAGGCGCCTGGCGCACCGTCGCGACGCCCACCCTGCGAGGCGCCGTGGCCACCGTTGCGCGAGTCGCCCTGGAAAGAGCGAGGACCGCCGTTGCGCGAGTCGCCCTGGACGGAGCGAGGGCCACCATTACGCGCATCACCCTGGACGGAGCGCGCCCCTCCATTGCGTGCATCGCCCTGCGCGGGACCTTGTCCCCCGTTGCGTGCATCCCCTCCAGGTGACGGACGCGCCGTCGCGCCGCGTTGACCTCCACCCGCCGCCGGCGCTCCGCTCCGCTGTGCCGCGGGCGTCGCGGGCCGGTTGTTGCCCTGACGCGGAGGCGGACGACCTCCACCCCGGCGCCCGCCTCGCTGCGGAGGCGACGCCGGCGGCTTCCCTCGCTCACCACCGCCCTGCCGCAGGACCAACGCCTCCAGCTCGCGCAGCTCCGCCTCTTCAGCCTCCTCGGGCGTCATCGCGGCCCGGGCCGGCTCGGGCGCCACCACCTCCACCGCCTGGGCGCGGAAGTCGCGTCGCGGGCCCCCTTGAGGCCGTGCGTCCGGACGCCCATCCCGCGCGCCCCCTCTTCCTCCCTGCCGACGCGGCGCCTCACGGAAGTTCCCGGACGGCACGAAGTCCGGCGTGAGCTCCCGCCGCACATACGCGTTCCAGATTTCACCCGTGTCGCCCGCCATCCCGTGCAGCCACGGCGCGAACGTCGCGAGGAACTCGCGCACATTGTCCAGGTCTCGCCGGAAGTAGAACTCCGCGCGGTTGTTGCGCGCGGCGGCGATGGTCTGCGGGAAGTCGATGATGGTGGGACCCGCCCAACTCATCAGGATGTTGTACGGCGACAGGTCCCCATGGATGAGGTCCGCGCACAGCATGCTGATGACCTGCGCGCGCAGGTCCAGGTACATGTTCTGCGCATCCTCGGGGGTCGCCGGCGGGGCCTCCACCAGGCGCGGCGCCGGATGGCCCTCCGCGTCGACCACCACCTCCATCAGGAGGATGCCCTCGTAGAACATCACCGGCGTCGGAACCCGGACGCCCTGGGCGTGCAGCTTGTACAGCGAATCCGACTCGGCGCTCTTCCACGCCTCCTCGGCGGCGGCCTGCCCGAAGCGGCTGCCCTTCTCCATGGCGCGACGGGTCCGGGAATTGCGCACCTCGCGCCCTTCCCGATAGCCCGCATTGTTGCGGAAGTTGCGCTCGTGGCGCTCCTTGTACAGCTTGGCGGCCACCACCTGCCCGGCGTGCTGGACCAGCCACACCTCCGCCTCCTTTCCCGTCTTCAACTGGCCGATGACGGCCTCGATGATTCCGTCGGCGAGGAGGGTCTCTAGCGAGTCATTCATTCCGAGGCGGAAGTCCTGAGGGGCTCGGGCGGGTGTACGCGGATGCGCGCGGGCGGCCCTGCTCGCACCGCGCAATGGCATGTGAACATCGCGGAAGGCCCTCTTGCTACCGCCTTGACGCCGGGAGCTTCCGGAAGACCCAACGCTCGGCCTGCTAACAGTTTGTCTGTCGGCGTTCCAGGGTATCAATCGGCCAGCGGAGGGGGTGGGTCACGCATGACCGTGCCCTGGAGTGCCGGCGGATGTCATTTCCAGGACGCTGGGGCGGCCTCCGGGACGAAGCCCGC
This window contains:
- a CDS encoding TonB family protein; the encoded protein is MLRSRSLPLAVLLSLVVAPLALAAAGPQLQAFFSPELKSAAYQQGVYARVAGKWKQPGKKGLPAVGGKTVVQAVLGRDGKLLSAVVTTESGSKSWDAAALSAVQKAAPFAPLPKDYPLATLDAHFHVAWVSSP
- the deoD gene encoding purine-nucleoside phosphorylase, which produces MATPHISAAPGDFADVVLMPGDPLRARYISERFLTDARGVTSVRNMFGFTGTYQGRRVSVMGHGMGVPSISIYATELINVYGSKVLIRVGSCGALRTDVKLRDVIVATGAGTDSKVNRMRLMGHDFPAVADFQLARWAMEAAERRGKAVRAGAVFTSDLFYHPQEELNAKLEKMGVLAIEMEVAGLYGVAAEFGARALGLLTVSDHLKSGEALSPQDRQTSFDEMIELALDVALKVPATTP
- a CDS encoding LysM peptidoglycan-binding domain-containing protein; its protein translation is MATVEAPAPGASAPVADESCALSAEDLESDDDTSEAGDAEGDVGEGETPVVGGEVPTGPLYTADISDEELARRWKSDVASLGSMAVGFAHSGRLVNGVQFPKGDDWIVVSPEIAWGTQESIDYMVAAIKEVRARYPFAPLLRVNGISNKDGGHKRPHKSHQNGRDVDVGFYYPTVDPIREREREKYINVPLNWALVRAVVTKTDIQLILVDKRVQKVLYDYALSVGEDKAWLDSLFSPTGIIRHARRHRDHFHMRFHNPRAQELGRRVQPLLALQPEHNVTTHRVRSGDTLGGIALRYGSTVALIRKANRMRNTFLRAGQRLSVPLRGPCTHCPVPPPVVLPARNLPPEPKAPLVAAAASAEQAPVASNCVKPAAPVDQATTAAAAASGAVTPASALPAQPPSALVDSAPPSAAALPVQPAPAAVDVSGAAAPPANVVVPAPVP
- a CDS encoding caspase family protein translates to MTFIRCFVLAAVLCATLPAQAGTRRIAVLVGHNVGSGARPPLRYAEADAAKLAGVLSELGDVAASDLIVLQGKDLATVRLALATAARKVDALRGTPDTRVVLLFYFSGHSDGVALELGTERLPYKDLRNWLEATRADVRLAIVDSCRSGALLQFKGGRPGPSFELRLTDEVHSTGHALLTSSAEDELALESREVGGSLFTHHLVSGLRGAADASGDGLVTLGEAYQYAYFHTVSATADVLTGAQHPAYAYRLTGKGELVLTQLPSPGTALELPPDFERALLLRTGRGPVLAELGLGAVPRLAVPPGEYELRAWRGGQQYIGTVTAAWGQVLKVGWGDLQPVGQKALAGLAKGALESTEEAAAEPSADPARALRPEPEPQPRQRALASETLPGEEPLSPAPLHAAPDPVVAVTPPPAGQDGSWQPAPFEEFFPQSPTLKRELSMSMGARHTVLEPAGALLTFRLEVSQAKARGLTFSLELGKGSRDNTGEFISGVGMGYAWKKRGRHTELSLGLEASVQLVVQTTPWKTFWTVGPAAVPVASFGVYLMPELALLIGGRVPVVFMRVDDKNDVRVLPALDLGLRMPL
- a CDS encoding sigma-70 family RNA polymerase sigma factor — translated: MSEDRLHTLYRTYGPSLYARCRQILGDDAAAADATQETFLRLHRQLERAPDAHHALAWIYRVATNYCLNQARDRHRRALPVADVPDVPGLDSERLLEDRDLARRLIATAPPKVAEVAWLHLADGMTQDEVAQVLGISRRTVVNRLADFHRHAHALAGRPTA
- a CDS encoding alpha-ketoglutarate-dependent dioxygenase AlkB, whose product is MALPPRRGPSLAHKARQRSPGHHYNASFLSSVDRADILTWLGGLHPLWEERYSKHFPPPPGQQQRRLLRPVYWLGNWQFACLDYYRPPKGVLNRCVKAEPFPAVLQRQVTKVEELARRMFRGPDLPKGWHLNTCLVNFYGSRLEADRWVDTARVGEHKDFEPGPVASLSFGERALIQFVTSTRPGERDAVVLEQWLDDGSLELFGGKQWKEETFHRVQRVDTREGHDLAPKLPDFRTRRINLTFRYVPDVHVTPFAALSAEAREDVRGYMEQLAKGSAFFREELAREARQPMP
- a CDS encoding DEAD/DEAH box helicase, whose protein sequence is MSDSFERLGLSQATLGALRRVRFTQPTPIQSQAIPPALAGKDVIGCAATGTGKTAAYVLPLVERFASKKGTLALVLAPTRELVQQISEPVQVFAEARGLTQAVIIGGEDMGAQVEALQAQPTFVLATPGRLVDLLDTGAARFPKLEALVLDEADRMLDMGFLPQLQRILSALPRKRQTLLFSATLGADVGRFAREQLVRPVRVEVTRSGTPAARAEQRLYIVKPEEKSALLLTLLAQDTTTALVFAKSKERADKVLRTLQRAGHKSAVLHADRTQNQRRQALEGFRKGTYRCLVATDIAARGLDVEDVGQVINFDLPHSPEDYVHRIGRTARAQASGVASTFATSRDKDVVERIERIMRGQIPRVPVPREDPVFQEAWTHFLASQKDPGPPQQDAARRDPGQPAGRHARTHRKPRRD